GGATCGCCTGCACCTGTCCGAGGGTGAGCCCCAGTTCCTTGAGGGCGATCACCCGGTTGAGCCGGTGCAGCTGCTCGGCCCGGTAGGACCGGTACCCGGTGTGCGGGTCGACGGCGGCCGGGCGGAGCAGCCCGATGCCGTCGTAGTGGCGCAGCATGCGGACCGACACGCGGCCCAGCCTGGCGAAGTCTCCGATGGTGAACATGGCCCCTCACACGTTCGGCCCTCACACGGTGTCAGAGTCAACCAGGCGGGGCGGGGCCCGTGGGCCGCCCGGTCAGCGCGAGGCCGAGGGGAACTCCTCGAAGTACGCCTCGACCCGCTCCGCGGTGGCCGGGCGGGCCAGCGCGAAGCCCTGCCCGTACCGGCAGCCGGCCCGCCGCGCGCCCTCGACCAGGTTGGCCGACTCCAGTTCCTCGGCCACGATGTCCAGACCCAGGCGGTCCCCCACGTTCACCACCACGTCGATCAGCGGGCGCTGCGGGTCCGCCGGGTCCACCAGCTGCGGGCCGACCTTGAGCAGGTCGATCGGCAACCGGCGCAGCTGCGCCAGCGAGGCGTGCTCGGCCCGGAAGTCGTCCAGCGCGGTGCGCACGCCCAGCGAACGCAGCCCGGCCAGCCGGGCCACCACGGTCGGCAGCTCGGCGCCCACCCGGGGCTCCGCCACCTCGACCACCAGCCGGTCCGGCGACAACCCGTACGCGTCGAGCACGGCCGCCGTGCGCGGCACGAAGTCGGGCGAGACCAGCTCCCGGACGGTCACGTTGACCGCCATCCAGAGCTGCCGGCTGCCCGCCGACCAGGCGGCGAGCTGCCGGCAGGCCCGGTCCAGCACCCAGCAGCCCAGCTCGCCCACGATGTCGAGGTCCTCGGCCACCGGCAGGAACTCGGCGGGAAGCACCGTGCCGAGCACCGGGCTGCGCCAGCGCAGCAGCGCCTCCGTGCCCACCGGCTGCCGGTCGGCCAGGTCGAGCACCGGCTGGTAGACGAGGTCCAGCTCGCCCCGGGCGACCGCCCCGGGCAGCTCCCGTTCCAGGTCGAGCCGGCGGACGAGCTGCTCCTCCAGGTAGGCGTCGTACCACTCGACCCGGTCCCGGCCGAGCTGCACGGCCCGCCGCCGGGCCAGGTCCGCCTGGCGCAGCACGTCCTCCGGGCCGCCGTTGCCGATCTCGGCCAGCCCGATGCCGGCCCGCAGCCGCAGCACCGCACCGGCCACCTCGTAGGGCTCGGTGAGCGCGGCGAGCAGCCGGGTGCCCAGCGCGTACGCCAGCACCGGCCCGACCTCGGTGACCACGGCGAAGCCGGTGGCGGTGACGTCGGCGAGCAGGTCGCGGGGGCCGACGACCGTGCGGGCCCGCCGGACGGCCTCGGCCAGCACGCCCTCGCGGCCCTGGTGTGCCTCGGCGGCGGGGCCGGTTCCGTCGAGGTCGACGACGAGCAGCGCGCCGGCGGGGCCCGGCGCGTCGCGGAGGGTGGCGAGGGCCCGCAGCAGCGCGGCCCGGTCCACGGGCGCGCCGGAGCGGTCCGGGTCCGGCGGGCGGTGCCGGACCGGCGGGCCGTCGGGGCCGGTCGACCGCGCCGGGTCGTCCGCCCGGAGCAGGTCGCGGAGCACCAGCGGCGGGGCCAGCGCGAGGGCGAGCAGGACCGCGGTGAGGTCCGGCGGCCCGCCGTCGCGGAGCTGCCACCCGACGGCCGCCACGGCCGCGACGGCCGGGACCACCGCCCGGGGCCACACCCTGGTCGGCGGGGCGGGCAGGTCCGGCTCCGGGCGGGTCGCCCGCCGCGCCCCCGCCGCCGTCAGCAGCACCCCACCCACCAGCGGGGGTACGGCCACCAGCGCCGCCCGCTCCGGGGCCGTGCCCGTCTGCACCGCGGCCAGCACCACCAGCCCGGACAGGGTGAGCGCCGCCCCGCCCCGGCAACGGGCCGCGCCGGTACGCCGGTGCGGCCCGGTCAGCACCAGGAGCACGGCGAGCGCGAGCCCGCCCAGGGCCACGGCCACGGCGAACCGCACCGGCGGGTCGAGCGGGTCACGGGGCAGCAGCAGCCAGCCGGCGAGGACCAGCCCCAGGCCGGCGGCGGTCGCGTCGACGGCCCCGCGCAGCCGGACCCGGGCGGACGGGCGGGGCCGCCGCGCCACCCGAGGCAGACCCGCGACGAACAACGCGGCGGAGGCGGCCAGCCCCGACACCACGACGGCGGACCGTTGGCCCGGTTCGGCGAGCGGGAGCACGGCGGCGGTGAGCCCCGCCGTCACGACCGCGGCGTCGAGCAGCGCGGCGACGCGGCGGGGCGGCGCCGCGCGCCGGCGGGCGGCACGGGACCGGGTCGGGACCTGTGTGGGGATGGGGGCCGGCGGCGGGGCGGCGGTGAGCCGGGAGAGCCGCGCGCCCGCCAGGGCGCAGCTGGCCGCGCCGGCCAGCGCCACGACGGCCAGGGCGGGCACCCGACCGGCCGCGCCGGCGAGCAGGAGCAGCGCGACGGCGGCGAGGACAAGGGTGTCCGGCAGTGCGGGGCGGGGGATGGACACGCGTTGCGGGTACGCGAGGGGCACGGCGGTCGCCTTCGTGAGGGGGCACGGGCGGTGCGACGGTGCGGGGCGCCGGACCCGGGGTTGGTCCGCTGCCCACCAGTCGCCAACGAGCGGACAGGAAGGCGGTGACGCCGGGTCGACCGTGATCCCCGTCACTGACGCTCGCGGTGCGCCCCGGTGCCGCCCGGCGCGTACCGGGGCCGGCGGGGGTGGGATCATCGGGGGGTGAGCAGCTCCGACACCGTCCACTTCCGGCACAACCAGGCCATCCTGGCCGCCGCGATCGTCGCCTTCTTCGGCGCCCTGCCGGTGGCCGGCGCCCGGTGGTACCTGCTGCCGGTGCTGCTCGTCCCGCTCGCCGTCACGGTGTGGGCGTGGCGCGCCGGCACCGACGCGGACGCCCGCGAGCTGCGCCTGCGGGCGCTGGTCGGGCAGCGCCGGATCAGCTGGGACCGCGTCGTCGAGCTGGCCGCCGACCCGCGCGGTCGGGCGGTCGCCCGGCTCGACGACGGCCAGCGCGTCACGCTGCCGGCCGTACGCGGCACCGACCTGCCCCGGCTGGTCTCGGCCACCGGCCAGACCCTGCCCGGCGCGGCCGGCTGAGCACCGCCGCGCCGGCACCGGTCAGTAGCCGTCCACCACCGTGTTGATCAGCGGCCCGCCGGCGGCGAACCGGCGGACCTGGTCGCCGACCAGCCGGTACGCGCGCGGCAGCAGGCCGCGCACCGATCCGGCGACGTGCGGGGTGAGCAGCACGTTCGGCATCGTCCACAGCTCGTGGTCGGCGGGCAGCGGCTCGGGATCGGTGACGTCCAGCGCGGCGGAGATCCGGCCGGTACGCAGCTCGGCGACCAGCGCCTGAGTCCGGGCCACCGGCCCACGGGCGGCGTTGACCAGCAGCGCGCCGTCCCGCATCGCGGCGAGGAACTTCTCGTCGACCAGCCCCCGGGTGTGCTCGGTCAGCGGCACCAGCAGCACCACCACGTCGGCCTCGGGAAGCAGCCCCGGCAGCTCCTCGACGCCGTGCACGCCCTGCTCCGGGCGGGCGGTCCGGGCCACCAACGTGAAGCTCACCTCGAAGGGCGCGAGCCGGTCCCGTACCGCCGTGCCGATGGAGCCCGCCCCGACGATCAGCACCCGCTTGCCGGTCAACTCGTCGGTGGGGGCCACCTCGTCGTACGCCCAGTCGCGCCGGGCCTGCGCGCGGGCGAGGGCCGGGAAGCCCCGCAGCTGGGACAGGATCGCCGCGACCACCCACTCGGCGGTGGACGGGTCGTGCACCCCCCTGGCGTCGCAGAGCGTCACCCCCTGCGGGACCCGGCCGGCCCACGCGTCCGCCCCGGCGGAGAGGAGCTGCACCACCGCCAGGTCGGGCAGCTCGCGCAGCAGCGCGGTGGCGTCCCCGCCGGCCAGGAAGGGCGGCACCCAGAACCGGACGCCGGCGGCGTCCGAGGGGAGCCGGGAGACGTCCTCGGCCACCTCGACCGTGACCTCCGGCGGCACCTCACCGAGGAGTGTCCGGCCGGCCTGGTGCGGGATCCATACCTTCACGCCCGCCGACGATAGCCGCCGGCGGGGATGCCCGCCGCGCGGGGCGGCCCCCGGCACCCGGACGGGCCCGCCCGACGCGG
The nucleotide sequence above comes from Micromonospora sp. M71_S20. Encoded proteins:
- a CDS encoding bifunctional diguanylate cyclase/phosphodiesterase, producing the protein MSIPRPALPDTLVLAAVALLLLAGAAGRVPALAVVALAGAASCALAGARLSRLTAAPPPAPIPTQVPTRSRAARRRAAPPRRVAALLDAAVVTAGLTAAVLPLAEPGQRSAVVVSGLAASAALFVAGLPRVARRPRPSARVRLRGAVDATAAGLGLVLAGWLLLPRDPLDPPVRFAVAVALGGLALAVLLVLTGPHRRTGAARCRGGAALTLSGLVVLAAVQTGTAPERAALVAVPPLVGGVLLTAAGARRATRPEPDLPAPPTRVWPRAVVPAVAAVAAVGWQLRDGGPPDLTAVLLALALAPPLVLRDLLRADDPARSTGPDGPPVRHRPPDPDRSGAPVDRAALLRALATLRDAPGPAGALLVVDLDGTGPAAEAHQGREGVLAEAVRRARTVVGPRDLLADVTATGFAVVTEVGPVLAYALGTRLLAALTEPYEVAGAVLRLRAGIGLAEIGNGGPEDVLRQADLARRRAVQLGRDRVEWYDAYLEEQLVRRLDLERELPGAVARGELDLVYQPVLDLADRQPVGTEALLRWRSPVLGTVLPAEFLPVAEDLDIVGELGCWVLDRACRQLAAWSAGSRQLWMAVNVTVRELVSPDFVPRTAAVLDAYGLSPDRLVVEVAEPRVGAELPTVVARLAGLRSLGVRTALDDFRAEHASLAQLRRLPIDLLKVGPQLVDPADPQRPLIDVVVNVGDRLGLDIVAEELESANLVEGARRAGCRYGQGFALARPATAERVEAYFEEFPSASR
- a CDS encoding PH domain-containing protein, which encodes MSSSDTVHFRHNQAILAAAIVAFFGALPVAGARWYLLPVLLVPLAVTVWAWRAGTDADARELRLRALVGQRRISWDRVVELAADPRGRAVARLDDGQRVTLPAVRGTDLPRLVSATGQTLPGAAG
- a CDS encoding 2-hydroxyacid dehydrogenase, producing the protein MKVWIPHQAGRTLLGEVPPEVTVEVAEDVSRLPSDAAGVRFWVPPFLAGGDATALLRELPDLAVVQLLSAGADAWAGRVPQGVTLCDARGVHDPSTAEWVVAAILSQLRGFPALARAQARRDWAYDEVAPTDELTGKRVLIVGAGSIGTAVRDRLAPFEVSFTLVARTARPEQGVHGVEELPGLLPEADVVVLLVPLTEHTRGLVDEKFLAAMRDGALLVNAARGPVARTQALVAELRTGRISAALDVTDPEPLPADHELWTMPNVLLTPHVAGSVRGLLPRAYRLVGDQVRRFAAGGPLINTVVDGY